One Negativicoccus succinicivorans genomic window, GGCGGCGCATTTGGGACGCCCGAAAGGCAAAGCGGTAGCGGCGCTTTCGCTGCAAGCGGTAGTGGCGCATTTGTCTGAGCTTTTGGGGACCCCGGTGCAATTTGCCGCGGACTGCGTGGGCGAAGAAGCCAAGCAAAAAGCGGCGCAACTTGCCGCGGGCGAAGTGTTGCTGCTCGAAAATGTACGCTTTCATGCAGAAGAAACGAAAAATGATCCGGACTTTGCCAAACAATTGGCGGAGCTGGCGGATCTCGCGGTCAATGACGCTTTCGGCGTATCGCATCGGGCGCACGCGTCCGTGGTCGGCGTGAGCGAATATTTGCCGATGGCGGCGGGCTTACTGCTCCACGAAGAAATCGAACACCTCGACAAAGCGGCCAAGAATCCGAAACGTCCGTTCGTGGCGATTATCGGCGGCGCGAAAGTGTCGGATAAAATTGGCGTGATTCAACGTTTTGTGGAATTGGCGGATACCGTCATTATCGGCGGCGGCATGGCCAATACATTCCTGTTGGCGCAAGGATACGAAATCGGCACGTCACTCGTTGAAAAAGATAAACTCGATGTGGCGCAGGCGGTTATCAAAGCGGCGGCGCAACATCAAACCAAACTGCTGTTGCCGACGGACGTGGTAGTCGCTCCGGAATTTTCCGCGGCGGCGACTCCGACGATCGTGCCGGTCGCGGATGTACCCGGCGATCAGATGATTTTGGATGCGGGACCGGACACGGTGGCGGCGTATGAAGCGGCGATTCGTGATGCGGCGACTATCGTTTGGAACGGTCCGCTGGGCGTGTTTGAGTTCCCGGCCTTTGCCAAAGGAACGCAGGCGCTTGCCCGCGCGGTCGCGCAAAGCAACGCCTATTCGATCGTCGGCGGCGGCGACAGTGTAGCAGCTGTCAACCAAAGCGGCGTGGCGGATCAAATTTCTCATATTTCGACCGGTGGCGGCGCTTCCTTGGAATACTTGGAAGGTAAACCTCTGCCGGGTATTGCCTGCCTCGCGCAGAAAAAGGAGGGCATCGATGCGTAAACCTATTATTGCGGGAAACTGGAAAATGAATACGGATCTGTCCCGGGCTTGTGAACTTACGGAGGAACTCGTCGGCAAAGAACTTGCGACACGGGCGGAAGTCATTTTGTGCCCGCCGTTTATTTCGCTGGCCGCGGTCGGCGAACGAATTGCGGACACCCCGCTTAAACTCGGCGCGCAAAACATGTACTGGGAAGAATCGGGAGCGTTTACCGGTGAAATATCCCCGACCATGTTGACATCGGTCGGCTGTGAATATGTCATTTTGGGCCATTCGGAACGTCGTCAACTGTTCAGTGAGACGGATCCCCGCGTCAATAAAAAAGCGAAAGCGGCGCTCGATCACGGCTTAACGCCGATTATTTGCGTCGGTGAAACGCTTCGGCATCGGGAAGAGGACGAATGGCGCGGTCATATTGAAAGCCAGGTCAAAGCGGCGTTGATTAATCTGTCCGCGGAGGAAGTGGCGACGCTTGTCATGGCGTACGAACCGATCTGGGCGATCGGCACGGGCAAAACGGCGACGGTTGAGCAGGCGAATGAAGTCTGCCGTCTTATTCGCGTCACGATTGAGACCATCGCCGGCCACGATGCGGCGGAAGCGGTGCGCATTCTTTACGGCGGCAGCGTCAAACCGGACAACATCAGCGCGCTGATGGCGGCGCCGCACATTGACGGGGCCTTGGTCGGCGGCGCATCCCTCAAGGCCGATGATTTCGCCGCGGTGGTTAATTATGAAAAATGAGGGAGTATCTTCCGACCGCGGACCGGTGATGCTGGTTATTATGGACGGATGGGGCATCGGTAAACCCGGCGATCCGTATGACGCGATTCAAACGTCGGGCATTACTCATTTTCCGCAGTGGTGGAAAGAATATCCGCACGCGACGCTCACCACTTCAGGTGAAAAAGTGGGATTGCCGGCGGGGCAAATCGGTAATTCCGAAGTCGGTCATTTAAATATCGGCGCAGGCCGGATCATCTTTCAGGATTTGACGCGGATTCATCGCGATATCGCCTCGGGCGAATTTTTCCGGAAACCGGTGCTTGTCGAACTGCTCGAAAAAGTCGCCGCAAGGGGAGGTGCGCTCCACCTTCTCGGCCTCGTTTCACCGGGCGGCGTGCACAGCCACGAAGAGCATTTGTTGGCGTGCGTCAAAGCGGCGCACGAGCATGGTATTAAAGAGGTGTACGTGCATGCGTTTTTAGACGGACGTGATGTGCCGCCGAAATGTGCGGGACCGTCGCTTGCGCATGTGGAAGAAGAAATGCAAAAAATCGGTTGCGGACGCATCGCCACATTGTGCGGCCGTTACTACGCGATGGATCGAGACAAACGGTATGAACGCACGCGTCTCGCGTATGATTTGGTGACCGCGGGCGTAGGAACGATCGCGCCGACGGCGGCGGAAGGTTTGCAGCGCGCGTACGAACGCGGCGAAACGGATGAATTCGTGTTGCCGACACGGATCGGTGAAGCGGTTACCATGCAGCCGAAAGATGGCGGCATTTTCATCAATTTCCGTCCCGATCGGGCGCGGCAATTGACGGCGGCGCTCGCCGAAACCGAATTCGCGGGTTTTGAGCGACCGCGGGTGCCGGCCTTGGAACTCATCACGATGACGCCGTACGAAGCGTCCTTCCATACACCCGTGATTTATCGCAAGGAGCAGCCGCAAAATACTTTTGGCGAATTGGTGAGCAAAGCGGGCTTACGCCAGTTGCGCATCGCCGAAACGGAAAAATACGCGCATGTGACGTATTTCTTCAACGGCGGTCGCGAAGAACCGTTTCCGGGCGAAGATCGTATTTTAGTGCCGTCGCCGAAAGTGGCGACATATGATCTGCAGCCGGAAATGAGCGCGTATATCGTGACGGAAAAATTACTGGAAGCATTGCGCGCGCGTACGTACGATGCGATCATTTTGAATTTCGCCAATGCGGATATGGTCGGTCATACCGGCGTGCTGGCGGCGGCGCAGGTAGCCGTACGCACCGTGGACAAATGTGTGGCGGCGCTCTGGGAAGAAGTGAAATCGCAGGGCGGTGAAATGCTGATTACCGCTGACCACGGGAACGCGGAACGCATGTGGGACGAGGCTACGCAAGGCCCGAACACCGCGCATACGACGAACCCCGTACCGCTCGTATTGCTGAGCGAAAAGAATAAAAATAAAGCGCTCCATGACGGCATCTTGGCCGACTTGGCGCCGACGCTTTTAACATTAATGGGAATATCCGTGCCAGCCGAAATGACAGGCCGGTCACTATTGGACTAGGAGGACCTATGATGATTGTAGATATTCACGGCAGAGAAATTTTGGATTCGCGCGGCAATCCGACAGTGGAAGTGGATGTATTGCTCGATGACGGTACCCGCGGGCGCGCGTCCGTTCCGTCCGGCGCGTCTACCGGCGTGTTTGAAGCGCTGGAATTGCGCGATGGCGATAAGAGCCGTTACCAAGGCAAAGGCGTGCAAAAAGCGGTCGAACATGTTAATGAACGCATCGTGCCGGAATTAATCGGCTTGCCGGTGACCGAACAGGTTTTGATTGATTCGATCATGTGCGGTTTAGACGGTACGGATAATAAAAGCGAACTCGGCGCGAACGCGACCCTGGGCGTTTCCATGGCGGTGGCCCGCGCGGGCGCGGCGGCTTGCCATTTGCCGCTCTACCGTTATCTCGGCGGCATCAACGCCTGCGAAATGCCCGTACCGATGATGAATATTTTGAACGGCGGCATGCACGCGGATAACAACGTCGATATTCAGGAATTCATGATTATGCCGGTCGGCGCGGAATCTTTCGCCGAAGGCTTGCGCATGGGCGCCGATATTTACCATACGTTGAAAGTCGTTCTGAAAGAACAGGGACTCGTTACCGCGGTCGGGGATGAGGGCGGCTTCGCGCCGAATCTGGCGTCGAACGAAGCGGCGATCCAGCTGATTTTGACCGCTGTCGAACGCGCCGGCTTCCGCCCGGGCGAAGATATCGTGCTCGCGCTCGACGCAGCCGCTTCGGAATTTTACAAAGACGGCGTTTACGATTTCGTCGGCGAAGGCGTGAAACGTTCCGCCGAAGAACTCGTTGAATACTACGCGGACCTCGTTCGCCAATACCCGATCGTATCGATCGAAGACGGCATGGACCAGGAGGATTACGTCGGCTGGAAACATCTCACGCAGAAACTGGGCCAAAAAATTCAGCTCGTCGGCGACGATCTTTTCGTCACCAACAGCGCTCGTTTGGAAAAAGGCATTCAGGAAGGCATCGCCAACTCGATCTTGATCAAAGTCAATCAGATCGGTACGCTTACGGAAACCATGGAATGCATCCAAATGGCCAAACGCGCCGCATACACGACGGTGATTTCGCACCGTTCGGGTGAAACGGACGATTCGTTGATTGCCGATCTCGCCGTCGCGGTCAACGCCGGCCAAATCAAAACCGGCGCGCCCGCGCGGATTGATCGCGTCGCGAAGTATAACCAACTGTTGCGCATTGAAGAAGAACTGGAAGGCTTGTCGCTTTATGGCGGTCAAGATATCTTCGCGCACTTGAAAAAATAAATTATTATAAAAAAAGAACTGCCGTTGCGGCAGTTCTTTTTTTTTTGGCTCGGCGAGCGTCAGATTGTGAAATTGTAAAAAGTTTTGCGCCACTTTGGTGAGCGGTCGGTCTCGCACGATGACGATGCTTTTTTGCACATAGAGATCGGGCACATCCAGCGCCGTATAGTAGACTTCATTCGAAAAGTTTTCCGCTTCCTGTTCGGGCACGATCGCGCAGGCGCGATTTCCAAAGTCGTGCCGATGGTAAGCCACGTCGATCACACGGAGCACGACAGCCAGATCTTCATCACCGAGCAGGGCGTAGCCGATACCCGAGGCATGGGACCGATTGAACGGGCGCGCGAAATTATCACGCACTGCGAGCATCCGGCTTACCGACCCTTGTTGGAAGCATATGTTGAACACGCATTGGCCGGCGGCGGTCACGGGCCGGTGGATCTCGCGCACGCGTTTACGCTGGCGTTGCGTTTCCATGTCCATACCGCCGGCTCCGTATTGACCGCGCAGCAGGATGACGACAATATCATCCGCGTTGCCTGGCAGGCCATGTCCGCCATTTTGGTCGGTACGCAATCGCTCGCTTTGTGCGCTAAAGACGAAGCGGAATCGATTCCGACGCGCGCGTCGGCAACGCTTGCGCTGCGTACACAGCAGCTGCTCGCTTTTGAAAGCGGCATTGCCGATACCATCGATCCGCTGGGCGGCTCGTACTATGTGGAAACCTTGACGGACCAAATTGAACGCGAAGCTCGCGAATACATTCATAAGATCGATGAAATGGGCGGCGCGGTCGCGGCGATTGAACAGGGTTACATGCAGCAGGAAATGGCAACCCACGCATTTGAATATGAGCAGGAAATTGAAAGCGGCAAACGCACTGTCATTGGCGTTAATAAATATGTCATAGAAGATGAAGAACATCACACGCAACTGTTGCAAGTCGATCCGGCCGTCGGCGATCGGCAAATGGCCAAACTGAAAAAATTGAAAGAAACCCGCGACAACGCCGCTGTCGAAAAAGCGCTCGCCAATGTTCGTAAAGTCGCGCGCAGCGAAGAAAATATTATGCCGTGTCTGATTGAAGCGGTTAAAACGTATGCGACGCTCGGTGAAATCTGTGGCGTTTTGCGCGAAGAATTCGGTGAATATCATCAGGATCATCCGGCATTTTAAGGAGGGATCCGTATGGACTTGACCAAACAGCTTGCAGGCTATGCGGCCAGGTTACAATATAAAGACTTGGCGGAAGAGACTGTGCAGAATGCGAAAAAATGCATCTTAGACTGGGCGGGCGTTTGCATTCGCGGCTCGCAGGAAACGCCGATTCAAATTTTACTCTCGATCTTGGGGCAAAATACCGGCGCGGATCAGGCGACGGTGCTGACTTCTCCGTTGTTGCGCACCGCCGCCTGGGACGCGGCCCTCTTAAACGGAGCGGCCTCACACTCGCTCGACTTCGGCGATCTGCATAACGCCTCCATTATTCACTTGGCGACGGTCGTCGTGCCGCCTGCGTTGGCGGTGACGGAAGCCGAGCACAAAAGCGGTCGGGATCTCATTACCGCGGTAGTGGCGGGCTACGAAGTCGGCGCCCGCGTCGGGGAAACGATCATTCCGGAATCGTACCATTTCTGGCATACGACGGGCACCGCGGGAATTTTCGGCGCGGCGGCCGCGGCCGGCCGTGCGCTCGGCTTGAATGACCGACAAATGTTGTATAACCTCGGCACCGCCGGCACGCAGGCGGCGGGACTTTGGGAGTTTGTGGCGGAAGCCGCGATGAGCAAACCGATTCACGCGGGCAAAGCCTCTTACGCGGGCGTTTTATCCGCCTACATTTCCGCCCGCGGTTTTACCGGCGCCACGCATATTTTGGAAGGCGAAAAGGGATTTTGCAGAGCGCTTTCCCCCGATCCGCATTGGAGTAAATTGACCGACGGCCTCGGCAACGGCACATTCAAAATTGACGAGAATTCGTTCAAACCGTATGCCTGCTGTAAGCACGCGCACGCCGCTGTTTTCGCGGGCATTAGCTTGCGCGAGGAATGCGATTTGGCAGAGATGAGGGAAATTACCGTGGAAGTCAATGATATTACGGACAGCTTGATCAATAATGCGACGCCGCAAACACCGTACGGTTGCAAATTCAGTATTCAATACTGCCTGGCTTGCGCGTTAGTTTACGGTGAAGTGGGCATCGAACATTTCACGCCGCAAGGGATCGAAGATACCGCCATTCGCGACGTGATGAAAAAAATCAAAGTGGAACGTTCGGCGGAAATCGAACAAATCAAAGCGGACGATCCGACTAAGCTGGCATCCCGTGTACGCATTGTCAAAAAGAACGGGGAGACGCTGGCAAAGCTCGTTGAATATCCGAAAGGCGACCCCGCCAATACCATGACCATCGAAGAAATTCGCGCGAAATATGACGGTCTCGCCGTTCCGATTATCGGCGCGAAAGCCGCCGCTGAAATCGCGGAACTTATTTTGCATCTCGATACGGAAAATGACCCCGGTGAGGTGTTGCAAAAAATTGCGTTAAGCACGAAGTAAAAGAAAAGTGGGCAGGTTAGAAAAAAACTATATCGAAAAAATTAGTAGTCAATTTGCCGTTTTCAGGTTATAATGTAGATGTGACACTTACTATTCGCAGTAGTTGTGAAAGGAGCTAACCATAATGGCATTTACATTACCTGAATTACCTTACGCATATGATGCACTTGAACCGGTGATTGACAAGGAAACGATGCAGTTCCATCATGATAAGCATCATGATACGTATGT contains:
- the gpmI gene encoding 2,3-bisphosphoglycerate-independent phosphoglycerate mutase codes for the protein MKNEGVSSDRGPVMLVIMDGWGIGKPGDPYDAIQTSGITHFPQWWKEYPHATLTTSGEKVGLPAGQIGNSEVGHLNIGAGRIIFQDLTRIHRDIASGEFFRKPVLVELLEKVAARGGALHLLGLVSPGGVHSHEEHLLACVKAAHEHGIKEVYVHAFLDGRDVPPKCAGPSLAHVEEEMQKIGCGRIATLCGRYYAMDRDKRYERTRLAYDLVTAGVGTIAPTAAEGLQRAYERGETDEFVLPTRIGEAVTMQPKDGGIFINFRPDRARQLTAALAETEFAGFERPRVPALELITMTPYEASFHTPVIYRKEQPQNTFGELVSKAGLRQLRIAETEKYAHVTYFFNGGREEPFPGEDRILVPSPKVATYDLQPEMSAYIVTEKLLEALRARTYDAIILNFANADMVGHTGVLAAAQVAVRTVDKCVAALWEEVKSQGGEMLITADHGNAERMWDEATQGPNTAHTTNPVPLVLLSEKNKNKALHDGILADLAPTLLTLMGISVPAEMTGRSLLD
- a CDS encoding MmgE/PrpD family protein; amino-acid sequence: MDLTKQLAGYAARLQYKDLAEETVQNAKKCILDWAGVCIRGSQETPIQILLSILGQNTGADQATVLTSPLLRTAAWDAALLNGAASHSLDFGDLHNASIIHLATVVVPPALAVTEAEHKSGRDLITAVVAGYEVGARVGETIIPESYHFWHTTGTAGIFGAAAAAGRALGLNDRQMLYNLGTAGTQAAGLWEFVAEAAMSKPIHAGKASYAGVLSAYISARGFTGATHILEGEKGFCRALSPDPHWSKLTDGLGNGTFKIDENSFKPYACCKHAHAAVFAGISLREECDLAEMREITVEVNDITDSLINNATPQTPYGCKFSIQYCLACALVYGEVGIEHFTPQGIEDTAIRDVMKKIKVERSAEIEQIKADDPTKLASRVRIVKKNGETLAKLVEYPKGDPANTMTIEEIRAKYDGLAVPIIGAKAAAEIAELILHLDTENDPGEVLQKIALSTK
- a CDS encoding methylmalonyl-CoA mutase family protein encodes the protein MHIEIGHIQRRIVDFIRKVFRFLFGHDRAGAISKVVPMVSHVDHTEHDSQIFITEQGVADTRGMGPIERAREIITHCEHPAYRPLLEAYVEHALAGGGHGPVDLAHAFTLALRFHVHTAGSVLTAQQDDDNIIRVAWQAMSAILVGTQSLALCAKDEAESIPTRASATLALRTQQLLAFESGIADTIDPLGGSYYVETLTDQIEREAREYIHKIDEMGGAVAAIEQGYMQQEMATHAFEYEQEIESGKRTVIGVNKYVIEDEEHHTQLLQVDPAVGDRQMAKLKKLKETRDNAAVEKALANVRKVARSEENIMPCLIEAVKTYATLGEICGVLREEFGEYHQDHPAF
- the tpiA gene encoding triose-phosphate isomerase encodes the protein MRKPIIAGNWKMNTDLSRACELTEELVGKELATRAEVILCPPFISLAAVGERIADTPLKLGAQNMYWEESGAFTGEISPTMLTSVGCEYVILGHSERRQLFSETDPRVNKKAKAALDHGLTPIICVGETLRHREEDEWRGHIESQVKAALINLSAEEVATLVMAYEPIWAIGTGKTATVEQANEVCRLIRVTIETIAGHDAAEAVRILYGGSVKPDNISALMAAPHIDGALVGGASLKADDFAAVVNYEK
- a CDS encoding phosphoglycerate kinase, whose protein sequence is MPVLQVTDLDVAGKKVYVRVDFNVPLADDGTITDATRLRAAVPTVQWLREHGAAVILAAHLGRPKGKAVAALSLQAVVAHLSELLGTPVQFAADCVGEEAKQKAAQLAAGEVLLLENVRFHAEETKNDPDFAKQLAELADLAVNDAFGVSHRAHASVVGVSEYLPMAAGLLLHEEIEHLDKAAKNPKRPFVAIIGGAKVSDKIGVIQRFVELADTVIIGGGMANTFLLAQGYEIGTSLVEKDKLDVAQAVIKAAAQHQTKLLLPTDVVVAPEFSAAATPTIVPVADVPGDQMILDAGPDTVAAYEAAIRDAATIVWNGPLGVFEFPAFAKGTQALARAVAQSNAYSIVGGGDSVAAVNQSGVADQISHISTGGGASLEYLEGKPLPGIACLAQKKEGIDA
- the eno gene encoding phosphopyruvate hydratase, whose product is MMIVDIHGREILDSRGNPTVEVDVLLDDGTRGRASVPSGASTGVFEALELRDGDKSRYQGKGVQKAVEHVNERIVPELIGLPVTEQVLIDSIMCGLDGTDNKSELGANATLGVSMAVARAGAAACHLPLYRYLGGINACEMPVPMMNILNGGMHADNNVDIQEFMIMPVGAESFAEGLRMGADIYHTLKVVLKEQGLVTAVGDEGGFAPNLASNEAAIQLILTAVERAGFRPGEDIVLALDAAASEFYKDGVYDFVGEGVKRSAEELVEYYADLVRQYPIVSIEDGMDQEDYVGWKHLTQKLGQKIQLVGDDLFVTNSARLEKGIQEGIANSILIKVNQIGTLTETMECIQMAKRAAYTTVISHRSGETDDSLIADLAVAVNAGQIKTGAPARIDRVAKYNQLLRIEEELEGLSLYGGQDIFAHLKK